The following coding sequences lie in one Cloeon dipterum chromosome 1, ieCloDipt1.1, whole genome shotgun sequence genomic window:
- the LOC135942325 gene encoding CAAX prenyl protease 1 homolog, producing MLDFRLEENQLLWAILTFQILEYLWELYLARRQHSVYCKKVTVPQELKGILPDETYTKARVYALDKSNFGLIKGIITTIIGTAFVLLNGFKIFWTQAKLLLVQVGLNPESEIQVSMAFMLIMNLMNVVIAMPFTVYSTFVLEEKHGFNKQTPGFFIKDQIKSFFVGQLISLPLVAGLVGIVHWGGKFFFVYLWGFATMVIFFLMTIYPDFIAPLFDKYSPLPEGELRSSIEALAKSIDFPLYKLYVVEGSKRSVHSNAYFYGFFKNKRIVLFDTLLKDYTPEDKKDEEPKEEGEKKGCSNEEVLAVLAHELGHWQLNHVAKNVIIMQVNLFLMFAAFGFFSQYEPMYRAFGFLSEKPVLVGMVIVLQYIFSPYNAVLGCVLTCLSRHFEFQADEFAVHMKKGKELCDALIKLNKDNLSFPQNDWLYSAWHHSHPPLLERMAAIKKLGKPKSN from the exons ATGCTGGATTTTAGATTAGAAGAAAATCAGCTATTATGGGCTATCCTCACATTTCAAATTCTGGAGTACTTGTGGGAGTTGTATTTGGCTCGGAGACAG CACTCAGTGTACTGCAAAAAAGTGACTGTTCCGCAAGAGCTTAAAGGTATCCTTCCAGATGAAACTTACACAAAAGCAAGAGTCTACGCTTTGGACAAAAGCAACTTTGGTTTGATCAAGGGAATCATCACCACTATCATTGGAACG GCATTTGTCCTCTTGAATGGGTTCAAGATTTTCTGGACCCAGGCCAAGCTTCTGTTGGTCCAAGTCGGACTGAACCCTGAGTCGGAGATTCAGGTCAGCATGGCGTTCATGCTGATAATGAACTTGATGAACGTCGTGATTGCAATGCCATTCACCGTTTACAGCACCTTCGTGCTTGAGGAGAAGCATGGCTTCAACAAGCAGACCCCCGGCTTCTTTATCAAGGACCAAATCAAATCGTTTTTCGTCGGACAACTGATCTCCCTGCCTCTTGTGGCCGGACTTGTCGGCATTGTCCACTGGGGCGGCAAGTTCTTCTTCGTGTACTTATGGGGATTCGCCACCATGGTCATCTTCTTCCTCATGACCATCTATCCAGACTTCATTGCCCCCCTCTTTGACAAGTACTCGCCGCTTCCTGAGGGTGAGCTGAGGTCCAGCATCGAGGCCCTCGCCAAGAGCATCGACTTCCCTCTTTACAAGCTCTACGTCGTCGAAG GCTCAAAGAGGTCAGTGCACAGCAACGCCTATTTTTACGGATTCTTCAAGAACAAGCGCATCGTGTTGTTTGATACTCTCCTGAAGGACTACACGCCAGAGGATAAGAAGGACGAGGAACCTAAAGAGGAGGGTGAAAAGAAGGGTTGCAGCAATGAAGAAGTGCTCGCTGTGTTGGCTCATGAACTTGGACACTGGCAACTCAACCATGTTGCAAAGAATGTCATCATCATGCAg GTCAACTTGTTCTTGATGTTTGCCGCTTTTGGATTCTTCAGCCAGTACGAACCAATGTACCGAGCCTTTGGATTCCTGTCAGAAAAACCCGTCCTGGTTGGCATGGTTATCGTCCTCCAGTACATCTTCTCGCCTTATAATGCT GTGCTTGGCTGCGTTTTGACGTGCCTGAGCCGCCACTTTGAATTCCAAGCGGACGAGTTTGCAGTGCACATGAAAAAGGGCAAGGAGCTGTGTGACGCTCTGATCAAACTCAACAAGGACAACCTCTCTTTCCCGCAAAACGACTGGCTCTACTCTGCGTGGCACCACTCGCACCCTCCCCTCCTGGAGAGGATGGCCGCCATCAAGAAGCTtgggaaaccaaaatcaaacTGA
- the LOC135939394 gene encoding GSK3-beta interaction protein, with protein sequence MSCEDTETVLDADQWVKEAEDHIHDVQQHVNNLEVSKKLGSTNSGVYLNMETLEGTLFCIFLSASGLQVVSTSLDERNLQSENDETFETFHALLDKLSPLYTKSFAGELQRKLMGLLEHQ encoded by the coding sequence ATGTCCTGTGAAGATACGGAAACTGTGCTGGACGCGGATCAGTGGGTGAAGGAGGCGGAGGACCACATACATGATGTACAGCAGCATGTCAATAACCTGGAAGTGTCAAAGAAGCTGGGCAGCACTAACTCTGGGGTTTACCTGAATATGGAAACATTGGAAGGCACGCTATTCTGCATTTTCTTGTCTGCCAGTGGTCTCCAAGTTGTTTCGACTTCATTGGATGAAAGAAATCTTCAAAGTGAAAATGACGAAACGTTTGAAACGTTTCACGCCCTTTTGGACAAATTGAGTCCTCTGTACACTAAATCATTTGCTGGTGAACTTCAAAGGAAACTGATGGGCTTATTGGAACACCAATGA
- the LOC135942311 gene encoding protein DEK-like isoform X2 encodes MTSEGENSENSTTTESNTGVENVEKDSDVLKQAEASADEAVNDKPATDNESQEEDKSNESNDQDEEEVKTKSKLGGSPKKSKSAKNKNKTSKQIKEDTEEEGAEKSKPSKAVKKAKNEKEEKDESEQDEEEVKEKQKPLFEQPVEMSGNRERKKVQRFSEVLNASVKTPKDEAVVIPEGKGTALGDIFSVNKILTKTDSDSLKFLHKLCFNRAGKGNFIKKNLRQFRGFDFSTSSEQYTKKLEILKKNDKKVLSLVCKIFGLKQSLPKEKLVQSILDFMMKPVEHRPFVEKAAEKKARKALKRKSTTAGSKKKGKKSATSTSEVSTDEDSSEEEEEVKPKVEKKDTSKKRKTKSDSEEEEVVPPKKKAKNVKSNDSDKNTESSEEEDKPATKRGRKPAPKKSKVVPSSEDDKDSESEEEKPAKRGRRSPQKTKKEPVDGKPKSKRAAVKAKVNYKELDDEEDKVESESEEEKMVKTKRDRKPAQKKAKVESDEEKESDADEEENVNEQTEQPAKEEKDESEEEKSEESEDSDSEKTKKKKRKSPAKKKASPKRKTKANNKVKPKEVKAESEHSEEENEQRTAAKEEKNPSLEELEKYTVNLTKSADLHTATMKSLCQEVYDHFPNADITKYKDVIKGFIQKVIDETD; translated from the exons ATGACTTCGGAA GGCGAGAACTCGGAAAATTCAACAACAACTGAAAGCAACACTGGCGTCGAAAATGTGGAAAAAGATTCCGATGTTTTGAAGCAAGCTGAGGCATCAGCTGACGAGGCGGTCAATGACAAACCTgctactgacaatgagagccAAGAGGAAGATAAATCTAACGAAAGCAATGATCAGGATGAGGAAGAGGTGAAAACCAAGTCGAAGCTTGGAGGCTCCCCGAAGAAATCCAAGTCAGCgaagaacaaaaacaaaacatcaAAGCAAATCAAGGAAGACACTGAGGAAGAAGGTGCAGAAAAATCGAAACCTTCTAAGGCAGTGAAGAAggccaaaaatgaaaaggaagAAAAGGATGAGTCTGAACAAGATGAAGAGGAAGTTAAGGAGAAACAAA AGCCACTGTTTGAGCAGCCTGTTGAGATGTCTGGCAATcgagagaggaaaaaggtGCAGCGATTCTCAGAGGTCCTTAATGCCAGCGTCAAAACTCCAAAAGATGAAGCTGTGGTCATCCCTGAGGGAAAAGGGACTGCTCTTGGAGATATATTTTCGGTCAACAAGATCCTGACAAAGACAGACTCTGATAGtctgaaatttttgcacaagTTGTGCTTCAACAGGGCTGGCAAGGgcaatttcatcaaaaagaACCTCCGACAGTTCAGAGGctttgatttttcaacttcATCAGAGCAGTATACCAAGAAACTGGAGATTCTCAAAAA gAATGATAAAAAGGTTTTGAGCCTTGTCTGCAAGATCTTTGGCCTGAAGCAATCACTTCCCAAAGAAAAACTCGTTCAGAGCATCTTGGATTTCATGATGAAGCCAGTTGAACATCGCCCCTTTGTCGAGAAAGCTGCAGAGAAGAAAGCTCGTAAGGCTTTAAAGCGCAAATCTACTACTGCTGGCTCGAAGAAGAAGGGAAAGAAGTCTGCCACAAGCACTTCAGAGGTGTCAACTGATGAAGATAGCAgtgaggaggaggaagaagtgAAGCCTAAGGTTGAAAAGAAGGACACAAGCAAGAAGAGGAAGACTAAGTCTGATTCTGAAGAAGAAGAGGTCGTTCCACCCAAGAAGAAAgctaaaaatgtcaaaagcaATGACTCTGACAAGAATACTGAGTCTAGCGAAGAGGAAGATAAGCCTGCTACCAAGAGGGGACGTAAGCCAGCCCCTAAGAAATCCAAGGTTGTACCATCATCTGAAGACGATAAGGATTCAGAATCAGAGGAGGAAAAACCAGCAAAGAGAGGTCGGAGGTCACCACAGAAGACCAAGAAAGAGCCTGTAGATGGGAAGCCTAAGAGCAAGCGTGCTGCCGTGAAAGCAAAGGTGAATTATAAGGAGTTGGACGATGAAGAGGACAAAGTGGAGTCTGAATCTGAGGAAGAGAAAATGGTGAAAACCAAGAGAGATCGAAAACCAGCTCAGAAGAAGGCCAAGGTTGAGTCTGATGAGGAAAAGGAATCGGATGCCGATGAGGAAGAAAATGTTAATGAGCAGACTGAACAGCCAGCTAAGGAGGAAAAGGATGAGAGCGAGGAGGAAAAGTCTGAAGAGAGTGAGGATTCAGACAGTGAGAAaacaaagaagaagaagaggaagTCCCCTGCCAAGAAAAAGGCTTCGCCTAAAAGGAAGACCAAGGCTAACAATAAg GTGAAGCCCAAGGAAGTAAAAGCTGAAAGTGAACATTCTGAGGAAGAAAATGAACAAAGGACTGCTGccaaggaggaaaaaaatccTTCG ctTGAGGAGCTGGAGAAGTACACAGTCAATTTGACTAAATCTGCTGACCTCCACACAGCAACCATGAAATCGCTGTGCCAGGAGGTATATGATCATTTCCCAAATGCAGACATCACCAAGTACAAGGATGTGATCAAAGGATTCATCCAAAAA GTGATTGATGAAACGGACTAA
- the LOC135942311 gene encoding protein DEK-like isoform X1, with protein sequence MTSEGENSENSTTTESNTGVENVEKDSDVLKQAEASADEAVNDKPATDNESQEEDKSNESNDQDEEEVKTKSKLGGSPKKSKSAKNKNKTSKQIKEDTEEEGAEKSKPSKAVKKAKNEKEEKDESEQDEEEVKEKQKPLFEQPVEMSGNRERKKVQRFSEVLNASVKTPKDEAVVIPEGKGTALGDIFSVNKILTKTDSDSLKFLHKLCFNRAGKGNFIKKNLRQFRGFDFSTSSEQYTKKLEILKKNDKKVLSLVCKIFGLKQSLPKEKLVQSILDFMMKPVEHRPFVEKAAEKKARKALKRKSTTAGSKKKGKKSATSTSEVSTDEDSSEEEEEVKPKVEKKDTSKKRKTKSDSEEEEVVPPKKKAKNVKSNDSDKNTESSEEEDKPATKRGRKPAPKKSKVVPSSEDDKDSESEEEKPAKRGRRSPQKTKKEPVDGKPKSKRAAVKAKVNYKELDDEEDKVESESEEEKMVKTKRDRKPAQKKAKVESDEEKESDADEEENVNEQTEQPAKEEKDESEEEKSEESEDSDSEKTKKKKRKSPAKKKASPKRKTKANNKKVKPKEVKAESEHSEEENEQRTAAKEEKNPSLEELEKYTVNLTKSADLHTATMKSLCQEVYDHFPNADITKYKDVIKGFIQKVIDETD encoded by the exons ATGACTTCGGAA GGCGAGAACTCGGAAAATTCAACAACAACTGAAAGCAACACTGGCGTCGAAAATGTGGAAAAAGATTCCGATGTTTTGAAGCAAGCTGAGGCATCAGCTGACGAGGCGGTCAATGACAAACCTgctactgacaatgagagccAAGAGGAAGATAAATCTAACGAAAGCAATGATCAGGATGAGGAAGAGGTGAAAACCAAGTCGAAGCTTGGAGGCTCCCCGAAGAAATCCAAGTCAGCgaagaacaaaaacaaaacatcaAAGCAAATCAAGGAAGACACTGAGGAAGAAGGTGCAGAAAAATCGAAACCTTCTAAGGCAGTGAAGAAggccaaaaatgaaaaggaagAAAAGGATGAGTCTGAACAAGATGAAGAGGAAGTTAAGGAGAAACAAA AGCCACTGTTTGAGCAGCCTGTTGAGATGTCTGGCAATcgagagaggaaaaaggtGCAGCGATTCTCAGAGGTCCTTAATGCCAGCGTCAAAACTCCAAAAGATGAAGCTGTGGTCATCCCTGAGGGAAAAGGGACTGCTCTTGGAGATATATTTTCGGTCAACAAGATCCTGACAAAGACAGACTCTGATAGtctgaaatttttgcacaagTTGTGCTTCAACAGGGCTGGCAAGGgcaatttcatcaaaaagaACCTCCGACAGTTCAGAGGctttgatttttcaacttcATCAGAGCAGTATACCAAGAAACTGGAGATTCTCAAAAA gAATGATAAAAAGGTTTTGAGCCTTGTCTGCAAGATCTTTGGCCTGAAGCAATCACTTCCCAAAGAAAAACTCGTTCAGAGCATCTTGGATTTCATGATGAAGCCAGTTGAACATCGCCCCTTTGTCGAGAAAGCTGCAGAGAAGAAAGCTCGTAAGGCTTTAAAGCGCAAATCTACTACTGCTGGCTCGAAGAAGAAGGGAAAGAAGTCTGCCACAAGCACTTCAGAGGTGTCAACTGATGAAGATAGCAgtgaggaggaggaagaagtgAAGCCTAAGGTTGAAAAGAAGGACACAAGCAAGAAGAGGAAGACTAAGTCTGATTCTGAAGAAGAAGAGGTCGTTCCACCCAAGAAGAAAgctaaaaatgtcaaaagcaATGACTCTGACAAGAATACTGAGTCTAGCGAAGAGGAAGATAAGCCTGCTACCAAGAGGGGACGTAAGCCAGCCCCTAAGAAATCCAAGGTTGTACCATCATCTGAAGACGATAAGGATTCAGAATCAGAGGAGGAAAAACCAGCAAAGAGAGGTCGGAGGTCACCACAGAAGACCAAGAAAGAGCCTGTAGATGGGAAGCCTAAGAGCAAGCGTGCTGCCGTGAAAGCAAAGGTGAATTATAAGGAGTTGGACGATGAAGAGGACAAAGTGGAGTCTGAATCTGAGGAAGAGAAAATGGTGAAAACCAAGAGAGATCGAAAACCAGCTCAGAAGAAGGCCAAGGTTGAGTCTGATGAGGAAAAGGAATCGGATGCCGATGAGGAAGAAAATGTTAATGAGCAGACTGAACAGCCAGCTAAGGAGGAAAAGGATGAGAGCGAGGAGGAAAAGTCTGAAGAGAGTGAGGATTCAGACAGTGAGAAaacaaagaagaagaagaggaagTCCCCTGCCAAGAAAAAGGCTTCGCCTAAAAGGAAGACCAAGGCTAACAATAAg AAGGTGAAGCCCAAGGAAGTAAAAGCTGAAAGTGAACATTCTGAGGAAGAAAATGAACAAAGGACTGCTGccaaggaggaaaaaaatccTTCG ctTGAGGAGCTGGAGAAGTACACAGTCAATTTGACTAAATCTGCTGACCTCCACACAGCAACCATGAAATCGCTGTGCCAGGAGGTATATGATCATTTCCCAAATGCAGACATCACCAAGTACAAGGATGTGATCAAAGGATTCATCCAAAAA GTGATTGATGAAACGGACTAA
- the adp gene encoding WD and tetratricopeptide repeats protein 1 isoform X2, whose protein sequence is MEPNTASILMMREMDEGRNSVRQKLQVTKAMIDRLGLEKELHGHTGCVNCLEWNTRGDILASASDDVQVILWDPFKHKILKTIRTGHQGNVFTVKFMPHSGDQTILTGAADYKVKVHDLLLDEPKMVCSCHCDRVKRLATAPNDPFLFWSAAEDGCIMHYDLRVQHYCNSGKSDSVLINLNNHMGAGAEAKCLAINPTRPEFLAVGANDPFVRLYDRRMIKRTVVPNRSDTGVLVYGWERRTLFHKRAGLGDEDENIPWRSAQYFAPGHLPSVGSKNGRTGKTVITYLTFSSDGTELLVNLGGEQIYLFDVQNNRRPYTFYLPQQDKSKLSGKCHPVPMAERDLQGKVSSLKEMANGHFKNKSYFKAINLYNEAIALSPKNATLYANRAAALMKRKWDGDEYAAYRDCATALAIDPSYLKAHFRLIACLTALHKSDLATKSLAQFAAKFPDELASPEYKKLVKDIEKDAAMLENHASENKSEPEVEGANLHVTRTMQSELEKIWRSDPYDYKMFFCGHCNTTTDIKEANFFGSNAQFIMAGSDDGSFFIWDRNSTNIIKVLKGDGSIVNCLQPHPSTCLLATSGIDESVKLWSPRPENLEEEREVKEMEVAAALNQKRMRTDPFETMFSNMTARARGEGDEGMQGVTCRPS, encoded by the exons ATGGAACCAAACACGGCAAGCATTTTGATGATGCGTGAAATG GACGAAGGAAGGAACAGCGTCAGGCAAAAATTGCAAGTTACAAAAGCGATGATCGACCGCCTTGGCTTGGAGAAGGAGCTTCATGGACACACGGGTTGTGTCAACTGTCTGGAATGGAACACAAGGGGAGA CATTCTGGCATCTGCCTCGGACGATGTGCAGGTCATATTGTGGGATCCATTCAAACACAAGATATTAAAAACCATTAGGACGGGACACCAGGGAAATGTCTTCACTGTGAAA TTCATGCCACACTCCGGGGACCAAACAATTCTGACAGGTGCTGCAGACTACAAGGTCAAAGTTCACGATCTGCTTTTGGATGAGCCCAAAATGGTTTGCTCATGCCATTGTGATAGAGTCAAAAGACTGGCCACCGCTCCCAACGatccttttttgttttggagtgCAGCAGAAGATGGGTGCATCAT GCATTACGACCTCCGAGTTCAGCACTATTGCAACAGTGGCAAAAGTGATTCCGTCCTAATCAACTTGAATAATCATATGGGCGCCGGAGCAGAGGCCAAATGTCTTGCAATCAACCCTACGAGACCTGAATTTTTAGCCGTTGGTGCGAACGACCCTTTTGTCAGACTCTACGACAGGAGAATGATCAAACGGACTGTTGTGCCT AACAGGTCAGATACAGGTGTGCTGGTGTACGGTTGGGAAAGAAGGACTCTATTTCACAAGAGAGCGGGATTAGGTGATGAAGATGAAAATATTCCCTGGCGCTCTGCTCAATACTTCGCTCCTG gACATTTGCCAAGTGTTGGGTCGAAGAATGGCAGAACTGGCAAAACGGTAATCACCTACTTGACCTTCAGTTCTGACGGAACTGAGCTGCTTGTAAATTTGGGCGGTGaacaaatttatctttttgacGTTCAAAACAATAGAAGGCCCTATACCTTCTATCTACCTCAGCAAG ATAAATCAAAGCTCAGCGGAAAATGCCATCCTGTGCCTATGGCTGAGAGGGATTTGCAAGGAAAAGTATCAAGTCTAAAAGAAATG GCAAATGGTCATTTCAAAAACAAGAGCTACTTTAAAGCAATCAACCTGTACAATGAAGCTATTGCTCTGAGCCCGAAAAACGCCACTCTTTACGCAAACAGGGCTGCAGCGCTCATGAAGCGAAAGTGGGATGGAGACGAATACGCTGCCTACAGGGACTGCGCCACAGCCCTTGCCATTGATCCATCCTACCTGAAAGCCCATTTCAG GCTAATCGCTTGTCTAACCGCATTACACAAGTCAGACTTGGCAACAAAAAGCCTTGCGCAGTTTGCTGCCAAATTCCCAGATGAACTAGCCTCTCCAGAGTACAAGAAACTAGTCAAAGACATTGAAAAGGATGCCGCAATGCTTGAAAATCATGCGTCTG AGAATAAGTCAGAGCCTGAAGTGGAAGGGGCTAATCTCCACGTGACGAGAACAATGCAGTCAGAATTGGAGAAGATTTGGCGGTCTGATCCGTATGattacaaaatgtttttctgcGGACACTGCAACACCACCACAGACATCAAAGAAGCTAATTTCTTTGGAAG CAATGCTCAATTCATCATGGCTGGTTCGGACGAtggttcatttttcatttgggACCGGAACTCCACAAATATCATCAAAGTCTTGAAAGGCGATGGTTCCATAGTCAACTGCCTGCAGCCCCATCCGTCAACTTGTCTGCTGGCGACCAGCGGAATTGACGAATCAGTCAAACTTTGGAGCCCCAGGCCAGAG AATTTAGAGGAAGAAAGAGAGGTGAAAGAAATGGAGGTAGCTGCTGCCCTGAATCAGAAGAGAATGAGGACTGATCCATTTGAAACAATGTTCTCTAACATGACAGCTCGCGCCCGTGGAGAAGGTGATGAAGGAATGCAGGGAGTTACTTGTAGACCTAGCTGA
- the adp gene encoding WD and tetratricopeptide repeats protein 1 isoform X1, producing MEPNTASILMMREMVDEGRNSVRQKLQVTKAMIDRLGLEKELHGHTGCVNCLEWNTRGDILASASDDVQVILWDPFKHKILKTIRTGHQGNVFTVKFMPHSGDQTILTGAADYKVKVHDLLLDEPKMVCSCHCDRVKRLATAPNDPFLFWSAAEDGCIMHYDLRVQHYCNSGKSDSVLINLNNHMGAGAEAKCLAINPTRPEFLAVGANDPFVRLYDRRMIKRTVVPNRSDTGVLVYGWERRTLFHKRAGLGDEDENIPWRSAQYFAPGHLPSVGSKNGRTGKTVITYLTFSSDGTELLVNLGGEQIYLFDVQNNRRPYTFYLPQQDKSKLSGKCHPVPMAERDLQGKVSSLKEMANGHFKNKSYFKAINLYNEAIALSPKNATLYANRAAALMKRKWDGDEYAAYRDCATALAIDPSYLKAHFRLIACLTALHKSDLATKSLAQFAAKFPDELASPEYKKLVKDIEKDAAMLENHASENKSEPEVEGANLHVTRTMQSELEKIWRSDPYDYKMFFCGHCNTTTDIKEANFFGSNAQFIMAGSDDGSFFIWDRNSTNIIKVLKGDGSIVNCLQPHPSTCLLATSGIDESVKLWSPRPENLEEEREVKEMEVAAALNQKRMRTDPFETMFSNMTARARGEGDEGMQGVTCRPS from the exons ATGGAACCAAACACGGCAAGCATTTTGATGATGCGTGAAATGGTG GACGAAGGAAGGAACAGCGTCAGGCAAAAATTGCAAGTTACAAAAGCGATGATCGACCGCCTTGGCTTGGAGAAGGAGCTTCATGGACACACGGGTTGTGTCAACTGTCTGGAATGGAACACAAGGGGAGA CATTCTGGCATCTGCCTCGGACGATGTGCAGGTCATATTGTGGGATCCATTCAAACACAAGATATTAAAAACCATTAGGACGGGACACCAGGGAAATGTCTTCACTGTGAAA TTCATGCCACACTCCGGGGACCAAACAATTCTGACAGGTGCTGCAGACTACAAGGTCAAAGTTCACGATCTGCTTTTGGATGAGCCCAAAATGGTTTGCTCATGCCATTGTGATAGAGTCAAAAGACTGGCCACCGCTCCCAACGatccttttttgttttggagtgCAGCAGAAGATGGGTGCATCAT GCATTACGACCTCCGAGTTCAGCACTATTGCAACAGTGGCAAAAGTGATTCCGTCCTAATCAACTTGAATAATCATATGGGCGCCGGAGCAGAGGCCAAATGTCTTGCAATCAACCCTACGAGACCTGAATTTTTAGCCGTTGGTGCGAACGACCCTTTTGTCAGACTCTACGACAGGAGAATGATCAAACGGACTGTTGTGCCT AACAGGTCAGATACAGGTGTGCTGGTGTACGGTTGGGAAAGAAGGACTCTATTTCACAAGAGAGCGGGATTAGGTGATGAAGATGAAAATATTCCCTGGCGCTCTGCTCAATACTTCGCTCCTG gACATTTGCCAAGTGTTGGGTCGAAGAATGGCAGAACTGGCAAAACGGTAATCACCTACTTGACCTTCAGTTCTGACGGAACTGAGCTGCTTGTAAATTTGGGCGGTGaacaaatttatctttttgacGTTCAAAACAATAGAAGGCCCTATACCTTCTATCTACCTCAGCAAG ATAAATCAAAGCTCAGCGGAAAATGCCATCCTGTGCCTATGGCTGAGAGGGATTTGCAAGGAAAAGTATCAAGTCTAAAAGAAATG GCAAATGGTCATTTCAAAAACAAGAGCTACTTTAAAGCAATCAACCTGTACAATGAAGCTATTGCTCTGAGCCCGAAAAACGCCACTCTTTACGCAAACAGGGCTGCAGCGCTCATGAAGCGAAAGTGGGATGGAGACGAATACGCTGCCTACAGGGACTGCGCCACAGCCCTTGCCATTGATCCATCCTACCTGAAAGCCCATTTCAG GCTAATCGCTTGTCTAACCGCATTACACAAGTCAGACTTGGCAACAAAAAGCCTTGCGCAGTTTGCTGCCAAATTCCCAGATGAACTAGCCTCTCCAGAGTACAAGAAACTAGTCAAAGACATTGAAAAGGATGCCGCAATGCTTGAAAATCATGCGTCTG AGAATAAGTCAGAGCCTGAAGTGGAAGGGGCTAATCTCCACGTGACGAGAACAATGCAGTCAGAATTGGAGAAGATTTGGCGGTCTGATCCGTATGattacaaaatgtttttctgcGGACACTGCAACACCACCACAGACATCAAAGAAGCTAATTTCTTTGGAAG CAATGCTCAATTCATCATGGCTGGTTCGGACGAtggttcatttttcatttgggACCGGAACTCCACAAATATCATCAAAGTCTTGAAAGGCGATGGTTCCATAGTCAACTGCCTGCAGCCCCATCCGTCAACTTGTCTGCTGGCGACCAGCGGAATTGACGAATCAGTCAAACTTTGGAGCCCCAGGCCAGAG AATTTAGAGGAAGAAAGAGAGGTGAAAGAAATGGAGGTAGCTGCTGCCCTGAATCAGAAGAGAATGAGGACTGATCCATTTGAAACAATGTTCTCTAACATGACAGCTCGCGCCCGTGGAGAAGGTGATGAAGGAATGCAGGGAGTTACTTGTAGACCTAGCTGA
- the LOC135948148 gene encoding uncharacterized protein LOC135948148 yields the protein MSEGKREKNYFQHYRKKWEKIPQLRGWLSEAPSTNPEHAKAFCKYCQKKLVPHVTGLLKHASCRNHLKAAKDYVDKINAAVRRAQEKALSTSVSVTNNEDGKTTEVQNEPSQTEDSTMGEILTVPPESKEVEANDNVDGSTAQEDTTEKSAEPNQLLVENLGDDMETDMETVTVIMDPISHTKKLKVVTNPGPLSTHVLDTIRGSPAIGLVVTLYRLKDSRWTLISESVTDADGRCNDLLTIETVTAGRYKLQYALSQYYTIRNQDCFYPVVELTIDLADPNQKYTVPLLISPFSYSTYKA from the exons ATGAGTGAAggtaaaagagagaaaaactaCTTCCAGCACTATCGCaagaaatgggaaaaaattcCCCAGCTCAGGG GTTGGCTGAGTGAGGCGCCGTCCACAAATCCAGAACACGCAAAGGCGTTTTGCAAGTACTGTCAAAAGAAACTTGTTCCGCATGTGACAGGTCTCCTGAAACATGCGTCCTGCAGGAATCACTTGAAAGCTGCCAAAGATTACGTGGATAAGATAAATGCAGCAGTTAGAAGAGCGcaggaaaaa GCTCTTAGCACTTCAGTGTCCGTGACAAACAATGAAGATGGCAAGACGACAGAAGTTCAAAATGAACCTTCTCAAACAGAAGATTCTACTATGGGAGAGATTCTCACTGTACCCCCGGAATCTAAAGAAGTAGAGGCGAATGATAACGTGGATGGATCAACGGCACAAGAAGATACGACAGAAAAGTCTGCGGAGCCTAATCAACTGCTAGTTGAAAATCTGGGTGACGACATGGAAACTGACATGGAAACAGTCACC GTAATAATGGACCCTATTTCTCATACAAAAAAACTCAAAGTGGTCACCAACCCCGGTCCTTTGTCAACACATGTCCTGGACACAATCCGAGGAAGCCCTGCCATTGGCCTGGTTGTCACTCTTTACAGACTCAAGGACAGTCGATGGACATTAATCAGTGAGAG tgTCACCGATGCTGATGGGCGCTGCAATGATCTCTTGACCATAGAAACAGTGACAGCAGGGCGTTATAAACTTCAATATGCGCTCAGCCAGTACTACACCATTCGAAACCAAGATTGCTTTTATCCTGTGGTTGAG CTGACCATCGATTTGGCGGATCCAAATCAGAAGTACACTGTTCCTCTTTTAATTAGTCCTTTTAGCTACTCTACTTATAAGGCatga